The Mobula hypostoma chromosome 5 unlocalized genomic scaffold, sMobHyp1.1 SUPER_5_unloc_2, whole genome shotgun sequence genome includes the window ACTCCTCGCTCCTCTCTCTGCTGCAGCTGAGCGGTCAAGCAGTGGAGAGAATGAAACCTACATCACCCTCAGGTCTGGGGCTGGACAGGCTGCCCTCCCCCAGAGAACTGTACGGCCGGAGGAAGGGCCAAAATCGGAGACAGAGACGGCCACGGGTACACAGCTCCAGCACGGCTGTCCTCGCGCACCTCGAGGAGCTGAAGAAGAGACAGAACTGCATCAATCAGTAGGGAGTGACAAACCCTCAGAGTTGCCCTAGCCTCACCGTTCCCAACTGTCCCTGTCCCCCCTCTATCTCCCAAGCTATCGCTCATTGtctgttctctctccctcccaaatCTGTCTCTCCaccagtctctctccctccctcacaaactctcactctcttcctcgctctctccctcccaaactctctcactctttctccctctctctgctctcCCTGTCCCCGCCCTCTCAttatctccccccttccctccttccccttccctctcccccacttcctCTCCTGCTTCCCTGACCTTCCCCCCGGGGAAGGTGATGAACTGCAGatctgggggtgggtggggtatGGGTGGTATCTGAAACCTGGGTGAACGCACTGTGAGTGTGGGATTTGGCCCCTGGGTGCCTCCTTTCACAcagggaagggtgggggaagcTTCCCATCCCCTCATTTAGAGCCAATCTGTGTTCAGGCTCCCGTTACCATGGGGCTTTGCATGTTGTGATCCCTGCAACTGAGGTGCTTGTCAGCCCAGGGCACTGTGGAGAAGGTGAACTGTGTGGGATGGGGATCACAGGCAGCTCCTGTTCAGGTACATGGTGGGCATGGGGAAGAGGGCGAACTGTGTGGGATGGGGATCACAGACAGCTCCTGTTCAGGTACATGGTGGGCATGGGGAAGAGGGCGAACTGTGTGGGATGGGGATCACAGACAGCTCCTGTTCAGGTACATGGTGGGCATGGGGAAGAGGGCGAACTGTGTGGGATGGGGATCACAGGCAGCTCCTGTTCAGGTACATGGTGGGCATGGGGAAGAGGGCGAACTGTGTGGGATGGGGATCACAGGCAGCTCCTGTTCAGGTACATGGTGGGCATGGGGAAGAGGGTGAACTGTGTGGGATGGGGATCACAGACAGCTCCTGTTCAGGTACATGGTGGGCATGGGGAAGAGGGTGAACTGTGTGGGATGGGGATCACAGGCAGCTCCTGTTCAGGTACATGGTGGGCATGGGGAAGAGGGTGAACTGTGTGGGATGGGGATCACAGGCAGCTCCTGTTCAGGTACATGGTGGGCATGGGGAAGAGGGTGAACTGTGTGGGATGGGGATCACAGGCAGCTCCTGTTCAGGTACATGGTGGGCATGGGGAAGAGGGCGAACTGTGTGGGATGGGGATCACAGACAGCTCCTGTTCAGGTACATGGTGGGCATGGGGAAGAGGGTGAACTGTGTGGGATGGGGATCACAGACAGCTCCTGTTCAGGTACATGGTGGGCATGGGGAAGAGGGTGAACTGTGTGGGATGGGGATCACAGACAGCTCCTGTTCAGGTACATGGTGGGCATGGGGAAGAGGGTGAACTGTGTGGGATGGGGATCACAGGCAGCTCCTGTTCAGGTACATGGTGGGCATGGGGAAGAGGGTGAACCATCCACAATGGGAATCACAGACAGCTTGGGTTCAGGCATGTGGTGACATGGGTTTCCTGTGTTCAGACTGAAGGGTCCAAAGTGGGGCAGCAGCAGATCTCAAGGCTCGGCATTGGACACAGACGAGAGCCTGATAGATCAGGAATGGCAGCCGGTCGAGTGTTCTAGCAACACAACGGAGACATACAGCTCCAATACGGAGGCCCAAGAACCGGTAATGTCCATCAGGTCAGCCATCACGGCTTGGGAGCAGTCTATAGTGGAGGGacctacactctgtgtctgaccctgggagtgtgtgatgcagacatcccacctctcccggaagttccgggagtctcccgcatatgaatagtggctccctgatgcccgcaaattatatacaatgtcacggaaatcaatttttttgagagcgagcgagagaaagcaagagagagcccgagagagagaacaagcgagagcgcgagagagagaaagcgtgcgagagaacaagagagaaagcaagtgcgagcaagagagagagagagcgcgagagcaagcaagcgagagcgtgccatggcagtgttccaaaaaaatataaaacatacgtcacccctgactacactaaagtgtacccctgcctaataggggtcaaaataatgacagtgttgctcgctgcactgtttgcaacagtgacttttctattgcccatggtgagttaagactgtaaaagacatgttgaggtgggtttaacaggtgtcattcgtttattagcatagctaacattatttaaactagctggctagctgctaaggagctactctattgcaagacatcccacctctcctggaagtctcccgcaaattgatgatgctacctccctgaaatgagtttttgcagggtgggatgtctggtgatgagatgatgtggagggaacttcactctgtgtctgaccccgggagtgtgtgatgggacaatataacatagaaacatagaaaacttacagcacaatacagatccttcggcccacaaagttgtaccgaacatgtccctaccttagaaattactagacttccccatagccctctatttttctaagatccatgtacctatccaaaagtctcttaaaagaccctatcgtatccgcctccaccatcgttgccggcagcccattccatgcactcaccactctgagtaaaaaaaacttacccctgatatcacctcaaacctatgtcctcttgtgacaaccatttcagccctgggaaaaagcctctgactatccacacgatcaatgcctctcatcatcttatacacctctatcaggtcacctcttatcctctgtcgctccaaggagaaaaggccgagttcactcaacctattttcataaggtatgctccccaatccaggcaacatccttgtaaatctcctctgcactctttctatggcttccacatctttcctatagtgaggtggccagaactgagcacagtactcccaagtagggtctaaccagggtcctatatagtagagggaacttcactctgtgtctgaccccaggagtgtgtgatgggacgatgtagagggagcttcactctgtgtctgaccccgggagtgtgtgttgggacggtgttGGCCTTGTGTCTGATGCACAGAGTGTGTGATAGAATGGTTTAGAGGGAGCTGCACTCTGTAACTGACCCCAAGGGTATGCAATACTGCCTGTGGTGATGTTGCGTGTTCATTCTGTGTTAATCCATCTCTTGGGTCTAATCTCTTTTTGAAGCTTTGAGCAATGTCTTGTGTGGAATATTCTGGGTTTTGAAGGGGAGTTTGAACCTGGACTGGAACTGCAATGCTCTGTGAATAAGAAAGAACATCACAGCATAGTACTTGGCCCTTCagctcacgatgttgtgctgatgttttaacctattccatggtcaatctaatccttccctcctgcaaaatcctccatttttctatcatccaagtgcacaagagtctgttaaatatccctaatgtatccacctccatcaccatgcctggcagtgcattccacacaatgATCGctgtctctgacatccccccctatactttctgcCAATAACCTTAAAAATATGGCccctggtgttagccatttctgccttggggaaaagtctctggtccactcaatttatgcctcatcatcttgtacacctctagcaAGATACCTTTCATCCTCCTCTTCAAAGAGAAgagtcctagctcactcaattGATCCTATAAGAtatgcatcctggtaaatctcctctacaccctctcggaagctttcacatccttcctataatgaggtgccTAGAACTGAGCCCTTCTTTGttgccagttctgatgaaggtcttagcccgaaatgttgactgtttgctcttttccatagatgctacctgacctgcctggttcctccagcattttgtgtgtgttgctttgggtttccaacatctgcagattttctcatgttagtgacagtacttcaagtggggtgtAACCAGAATTTGATCGAGTATTGTCATCAgtttgttttgtcacatcctaATGGGGTAATTCTATGTGCGTCTGTCTGTAGCTGTTCCGGCCACGGTGGAGTTTCGGGGTGCAGGAGCAGTGCCCAGTTTTTCCTCACACCAGCGACCCAGAGAAATCAGCTGGGGAGAAGCTTGGTCTCAGGGAATCCGGGACAGATCCGACCCGGGGTGGATGTGTCCTGTGGGGAGTGGGACACCTGGCCGAGGAGTGAGTGACCGGCGGGTCGTGACACCATGGATAATTGTTATTGAGTGTGCATTTTTATTGACTATTTATTGCTGGGGCTGTGGGGCTGGAGGTGACTGAGTGAGTCTCTCAGACTGTGTGTTCTCCTTCTGACATACTGGGCAGTGTGGGATCAAATCTCTGGAACGGACCCATCGTCTCTGTGGCCACTGTCCCTCTGCATATTGCAGTGGGATGGAAGGGTCTCTGCTGTCTGATGGGCAGCGTAGTGGAAGGCAGAATGCTGGGCCACTGAGGGACAGGAAGAGTGTTTCTGTAAGCCTGGGGATGGCCACACTCTCCCTAGGTCTGCCTACCTCAGGGCAAGCAGAGGTTGGGACAAGCTGACTGCACAGCACCCAGTATGTCCCTGTAGAATGGGTGATTATCACTCACACCTCATCCTGTGGCCAGGATGGTTGATGCCCCTCTCCGACCTCATGCTGGGTGTCTGAAAACCTCCCCCCCACTCCCACAACCCCCGTCTGCTTCGATATTCTTATTGTTAGAATTCAATTTCTTTGACCAGTGTTGGTTGGGTGTGTGGTTTATGGTCTTCTTGCTAACAAGTGCGTGTTTCCAGATGACCCATCCCCAGCCTGTTGgcgtcagtgtgtgtggggggtggagatGAACTGGGTGTGACATAGGGGAGGTGGTCAGGGGTTTTGAGACAAACCTTAGCTTCCATTCAGCACCTCTGTCCTGACCCACATACCTAACCCGAGCCTCCACTGCCAGGCTTGGCTCGTGTTCCCGCAGGCTTCAACTGTTTCATGGTCCATCTTGTCCCCGCCACTCCCCGTCTTGTCCTCACCTTGTCCCCTCCACTCCGTACCTCATCCTCACGTCCTCTCTTCTCCACGCCACTACTtgtcacccttccacaccccacctCGTCCTCCCCTCCACTGTCCAATGCCGTTGGTGATGTGCGCTGGGTGACAGTCTGTGATGATCCTCGGGCAGCTGAGAGTTTATGCCTTTTAAGTTGTTACTGTCCTAAGGTTCTGCATTTTCCTGGCAATGTTCCTGAGCAGCAATGGGCTGCTTTAACCACTTGATCTGTTATCGCATTGACTGCCATCTGTGGCCATCATTCCAGAGGAAAATAAACCTGGGTGTAAATCGATTGTCCTGGCTGGTCTTGTTGTGTGATCAGAGTAACTAGCCAATCACAAAGTGCATCACACACAGCCCTGGAAAACCAATGCAAACTTTCGGTAACTTGCAGGGTAAAAAGTGAATgctatctgtagaaatttgctggaatgGGAACAGTCTGTGAATTATCAGAAATTGTTCAACGATGTGGGAT containing:
- the LOC134341116 gene encoding protein INCA1-like, coding for MSQQFWTPWSLQENCGEGDDFIPFVTRSRTVSRCRSPSASVWWCSSPMGAWSDGTEVEDLTQHGSAGWMEVYEEASPWLLSGQAVERMKPTSPSGLGLDRLPSPRELYGRRKGQNRRQRRPRVHSSSTAVLAHLEELKKRQNCINQLKGPKWGSSRSQGSALDTDESLIDQEWQPVECSSNTTETYSSNTEAQEPLFRPRWSFGVQEQCPVFPHTSDPEKSAGEKLGLRESGTDPTRGGCVLWGVGHLAEE